The nucleotide window ATCGCAGCTATTGCAGCTTTCGCTGCATCCGCCTCGGCACAATCGGTGTCGCTCTCGCAACAAACAAGCACCGACAATTGGGCCAATGGCAGCCAAGAATATGTGTGGACTAATGGCTCCAATGAGCTGTGCTGGCGCAGTACATCTTGGACGCCAACCACCGCTAATCCAAAATGCGATGGTGCGCTGGTCGTTCAAGCGACTGAGACCCCCCCTGTCGTGCCGAAAATTACTAGCCAAAAAGTAACGTATCAGGCGGATGCACTGTTTGATTTTGACAAATCAGAGCTCAAAGCAAACGGCAAAGTCGAATTGGATACACTCGTGCAAAAGGTCCGAGGCCTTAACCTTGAAGTCATTGTTGCAACTGGCCATACTGATAAACTCGGTAAGGAACATTACAATGACCAGCTTTCAATGAAACGGGCTCAAGCCGTTAAAAACTATTTGGCAAGTCAAGGCGTTGATGCCAATCGGATTTACACGGAAGCTAAAGGCAAACGCAATCCTGTAGTGACCGATTGCCACCAAAAGAAGCGGAAGGATTTGATCGCCTGTTTGGCTCCAAACCGCCGCGTTGAAATTGAAGTGGTAGGCACCGTAACCGAGCAAGCTAATCAGCCTGCTTATTAAACTAAGCTGTATATGTGATGCGAAGGCCCTGCTGCTGCAGGGCTTTTTTTTACGGTCCAAATTAAATTGATGATCAACGCTGACCCACACGAACTCAGAAAATTTAGCGCTTTGGCCCATCGCTGGTGGGATCCTAGTGCCGAATTCAAACCTCTGCACCAACTCAACCCATTACGGCTTGAATGGATCAATTCTTATGCGCAGCTGAATGGCAAGCGCATCTTAGATGTAGGATGTGGCGGAGGTATTTTGGCTGAATCAATGGCTCAGCTTAACGCTCAGGTCAAAGGCATTGACCTAGCTTCTGATACATTAAACGCCGCTGAGTTACACCGCCTTGAAAGTGGCGTCACACTAGACTACGAAGAAATTTCAGCCGAAGCACTCGCCCTCCGTGAGCCTGGCGCTTATGATGTGGTGACTTGCATGGAAATGCTAGAGCATGTACCAGACCCTGGTGCCATTGTTACTGCTTGCGCTAAACTGGTTAAACCGGGCGGTTGGGTATTCTTTTCAACCCTTAACCGCAATTTAAGAGCTTATCTATTTGCCATTATTGCAGCAGAATATATCGCGCGGATGCTACCACGCGGCACACACGACTATGCGCGCTTTATCCGTCCGGCTGAATTGAGTGCCTATGTGCGCGCAGCAGGTTTGCGTTTACACGCATTTAAAGGGGTCAGCTATGCGCCTATCAGCCAGCGCTTTACACTCTCTAATGACACCCGCATTAATTATATGTTGGCTTGTATGCGCGAAGCCTGAAAACTCAGCCCAATAAGCTTAGATTAAAGCCGCTTCCGGGCGACCCAATTGAGCTTGCATTCAACTAATTTAATCCGGCTGTTTCTATGTCCAGTCAAACCAATACCTCATTTATTTCACCCAGTGCTGAACGGGCGATTCTTTTCGATCTGGATGGCACGCTGGCTGATACTGCCCCTAACCTTGCAGCGGCAGCCAATAAAATGCGTCAAGCACGCGGTATGACGATGCTACCGCTTGAGCAATTACGTCCGTTTGCTTCTGCCGGTGCGCGCGGACTACTCAAAGGCGCATTCGGAGGGGATGCAACACACGCTGACCTTCCAACTATGGTTGAAGAATTTTTAGCTAACTATGCAGCTGACCTTGACAGTGCAACAGAGCTGTTTCCAGGCATTGCCGCATTGCTTGCCAAACTCTCCGACCATCATGTGCGCTGGGGTATTGTAACGAACAAAATCACTCGCTTAACGCAACCGTTAGTCGAACGGCTCGGCCTAGCCAACCATGCAAGCTGTGTCGTTAGTGGAGACACGACAGCTCATGCCAAGCCACACCCCGCACCGCTTTTATACGCGGCTCAGCAACTTCAGCTTACACCCGCTCAGATTGCCTATGTCGGTGATGATTTACGCGATATACAGGCTGGCCAGGCAGCCGGGATGAAAACCATTGCCGCAGCTTATGGCTATGGCGGGCAATGGTTACCTGAAAAATGGCAAGCCGATTATATGGTTGACTCTCCTGCGGCGTTGCAGAATTTATTATTTAAGAATAGAACTTCGGCCCGATGAGATAAATTTCGCAATTTACTTTCTCAACAAGTAAGTTCGGCATTAGATTTTTGCTTCTATCATTTAGGAAAGCAAAAAATGTTGAAATATTTGGCAAGTATGTATGCAACAATATTTACTCAGACAAATGGCAGTCAAGCCACTAATGAGCAACCATGGAAAATGACGAGTATTTCGACGGTATCTCAAAATCCGTCAGCCTCTGACTCTAACCTCTCAAAACACAGCAATTATCCAGTAAGACAATGCTTATCCTCAGCGCCAGTAGATCATCAACAGGCCCTATTGCCTCCTCAAACATCTCACAATTCTCAGAGCTCTGCGGCAGGAAATGCACTCTCTTTAGTCAAAGAGCCAGTGACCTTACTTGAAGCAAACACACCTGAACAACTTATTTCCAATGTATGTGATATTTTCCTCCAATTAAAACAAAAAAATAATGATTTAGCCAAGATGGAACTACAAAGTATGGAGCATACTTCATACGATAAAGAAAACCTTCAAAATACTCGAAATCAAGTAAAAAAAATACGTGATGATTTATCATCTCTGATAGAAAAATTACCTTTTGAAATCGAAAGTATTTATATAAATAAGCTTCATGAAATCGGCATTAATGCCTATGATAGCGAGGGAAAAGGAATCAGTTTATTCAAGGATTCGACACAAGAATCTGATAGAAAAAAAATAAACACTGAAATAGCAAAAATAAACAAAGATTCAATTTCTGATATTGCAGAATTATATAGTGCCTTACGTATAAACCACTTAAATTTAAGAAAAGAATACACAGAATTTAATAAACATAATCTCACAAGCAAAGATCGGTTTATTAATTTAGAGGAAATGATTTCTGATATGCATACTTTAATGGAGAAAGGCCTAGCAAGAAAATTGAGGATTTTTGATATAGCAAAGATTTCATGCAGAAACCCTCTTGCGCCGGAGAGCACTCAAGTAAATTCTAATACCAAGACTCTAAGCAAACCTAATAGAGACGATTCAAAAGTCGATTATTTTAGCAGCTCTCCTAAAGTCTGGTAATGTGATTAACTGACTTTAAATCACGCTAGTGGCTAGATTAAGCGATCTTGTCAAAGAGTACACAAAATAGAATCTTACATATAGCAGGATTCTATTTTGTTAAACTAAACAATCACTACGCCTAAAACTTCAATCTAAGCCGCGCCCACACCATCCGCCCCGGCTCGTGAATCGGGACCGAGTTATCTGCAGGGTAGCCAAATTCTGCATTCCCTGCTCGATTTAAATGCTCAGCATAATTTTTGTTCAATACGTTATCAATCCCCACTGCCAAGTGCGCGATTTTATTGATTCGATAACCCGCATTCAGTGACAATAGACCAAAGCCGGCACTTGGACCCAAATCCTTGCCTACCACATTGCCTTGAGCTAATGCATATCGATGCTGCGCGGCAACCAACCGCCAGATTGCCCCAGCCGATAAACGGCTATCATCATAACGTAGCCCAAAACGCGTATCTAACGGTGGCATCTGAGGCAAAGGCTTACCTTCATGGGTATTTTCACCCCAGGCATAGGCCAGGCTATTCTCCACGCTCCAATGACTCGCTAACTGCCAACTCGCCCCCAACTCGCCTCCCATAATGTGGCCATTGATCTGCGTCGCCTGAGTTTTTTTATTCAGCGCTTTAAATAAAATAAAATTATTCACGTACCCCAAATAGGCCGATGTCCATATTTGCAACCGATCAGTCGCATAGCGCGCACCCAAGTCAAGCTGTGTGGTTTTTTCAGGCTGGATACCAGCAAACGCATTCAGCGAACCCGTGGGGCCAAAGTCAGGCGAAAAAAGCTCCCAATAATCAGGAAAACGCGCGGCGTGACCAACGCCTATATACAACATCGCAGGAAGACGATTTAAATCACGTTCATAACGCACAAAGGCGCTAGGCAAGACGGCATGACGCTGCTGATTTGAAGTGAGATGAGGAGGTGAGCGATGATCTTTGGTCTGAATCCAGTCTAAGCGAGCCCCACTCATGACACGCGTTTGCTCGGTCATATACCAGGTTAATTCGTTAAAAAAGCCTATCTGAGAGAAACTGACTTGTTTCTTCCATGGCTGGCTTTTGTAAGCGCCAAACCCTTTACTAAAACGCCCTTGGCGCTGATGAGTCTGCGCATCCAAACCACTCACCAGTTTGACGTCATTGCCCCACGGCAAAGTAGCCGCCAGACGCGCCCCTACAACCTGGCGCTCTAATTCAGACGCACTTGGCCCCTGCGACGGAATCGGGCGCAATGTATAGTTATCCATTACGTGATTTGCGTGATTGTAATAAATCTGCGCTTCCAGCGTATCGAATAAACCCCTTAAATGTTTTTTCTCAAAACGCAAACCGAAACTATTGCGCTTAAAGCGCGCGCCATCCTTCCCTCGCCCAGCGTACCGGGCTGCGCCATCGCCTGTACCAGCGCTCAATTCTAAGCGTGTATGAGCCGCAGGCGTCCACCCTAGCGCTACATCCGTGTTCCATTTATCCCAGCCAGATGGCACGGTCTGGCCAGCCCCATCTACATAATCACCGGCATGTGCCCGGTTCGCCATCAGCCGTAGATACCCTTCTGCAGCGCCTACGGTTAAATCGGCTCTTTGCTCGTTACGATCCCATGCTCCCCCCAACACACTTCCGTCAAAGCGGATGCCTGCCGTGTCAAATCTTTGCGGGCGATGTTCAAAACGAATCGTACCGGCAGAAGCCCCTGGGCCTCCAGTTACGGTTTGAGGCCCTTTAATGACCGTCAGCTCATCATAGTTTTCAGGCGAAATATAAGAAGTTGGCGCATCCATTCTGCCGCCACATGCCCCCAATAATGTGCCGCCATCGGTCAGAATACTTAAACGCGAGCCAAACATACCGCGCAATACAGGGTCCCCATTTGCCCCTCCATTTCGGATCACCGAAAACCCAGGAATTTTTTTCAAATAGTCCGCACCATCACTTACTGGCGCTGGGTTAAATTCTTTAGGATGCGTTACGACCTTCAGCGGCGTAGCTTGCCGCGTTGCTGTCACGACCACAGGCCGATGTGTTAAGCCATGGCGTACTTCTTCTTCGGATTGGGCGCTGACCTGAACGGGCAAAGTCGTAGCGCAAGCCATAATCAACCCAGATGTATATCGATGAGCACGCTTCATACAAATCTAAAAAATCAAAAACGCGAAGCATAGCACCTCGCTACAACCTTAACCAGCAAGCCTCAAGGCAACGCCTGAAAAGCCACTCTAAAGCAACCACTTCGCATCTTCAGCGTTTGCTTCGCATAACGCTTAAAAGCCTTTAGCCATCTAACTATCTTGCTTTCAAAGAACTCCATATTTAAAGCCATATATAGGGAGCTAGGGTTATGAAAATGCATGGCTTATTCAGACTTTGTATCGCAGCAAGTGCGCTTTTAGTGAGTTCATTCGCTTGTGCCGGGTACGACATCATTGCCTCTAGACCTTCGGTTAGCGCAACCGATCAGACGGCGCATACACAGTACCCTATCGTGTTAGTTCACGGCATAGCCGGTGCCGCGATTCGGTTTGGCGTATCAGAATCTTGGTATCAAATTCCAGTTTACCTCGCCCGTCATGGCGCACAAGTTTATGTCGCGGATGTTGCCGCTTTTAATAGTGAGTTAGTGCGCGGTGAACAATTACGCGCGCAAGTACAGCGCGTATTGGATGTAACTGGCGCGCCAAAGGTCAATTTAATTGGACATAGCCAGGGCGGCTTTGATGCCCGTTATGTAGCGACGATTATGCCCGCGCAAGTTGCCTCCATCACCACCATCGGCTCGCCGCATAAAGGAACCGAGCTGCTAGAATATGCCGAAACGGATATGGGTCGCTTTTTAGTTAAACTGGCCGCACCCATCGCCAATTTTGTTGGAACTCTGATGAGCTGGTTTAATGATGCAAATTATGAGCAAGACGTCGAAAAACCGCTCAAACTCATGACACCAGCAGGCGCTGCCGCTTTTACGCGAGATTTTCCAACTGCCGGACTCAGTTCGCAAAGGTGTGGGTATGGTCAAGAGCAAGATGTGCGCGATGGCTACGTGCAAAAACTTTACTCTTGGACGGGCAATTATTACTACCGGCCGTTTGACTTTAGCAACCTAAAAATGCCTAGTTTTATCGATCTCGTCCTATCCGTATCGGGTACGATGATCAAGTTAAAAGAAGGAGGGGAGAATGACGGTGCAGTGCCAGTATGCAGCGCCTTATTTGGTAAAGTACTGGGGACATATAAATGGGATCACTTAAACGAAACGAATGGCGTCGCCGGTCGTTTACAAATAGGTTCGCCTGATCCACGAGCCGTCATTTATGCGCACTTGATACGGCTCGTTAATAATAATCTCTAAGTTCTTCAAAACATAACCATGATCAAGCATTCAATATGGCTGGGAATACTCGTGGCCGTGCTTGGAACCGCGGGGGGATATTTTGGCTGGCGCATAACGGCATCTTCCGCGCCAGCTGCAGCACAGCTTACCGCATCCGCAACCCAAACCTTTGTGCCAATGCCGTGGCTTGCCGGTGATGCTGGGTCTTCCATCAGCGTTAACCTGCCCCCCTCATTACAAGGGACAACCATACCTCCGCTCTTGAAAGAGGATGCGAGTCAACATTTACAAAAAACCAGCGATGTGCGCGATTTTTTTGATTTCCTGCTGATTGCGCAAAATGAACTCCCCGCTGAACAACTCAATGCTTTTGCGCTTCAGCAGATTACCGCCCAACTCACCTCGGCTAGCGCGATCCAAGAGGCGCTAGATTTATGGCAACGCTATCAAACTTATCGCACCGCGCTCGGACAGCAGGCCAGCCAGTCATCAGCCTCCGGCACAGTAGATGAAATGCTGGCAACGCTTAATCAGGAACAGGCTTTACAGCAACAATACCTCAGCGATGTAGCCGAAGTTTGGTTTGCACAAGAAAATAAAGAAAACCAAACCATGCTAGAACGCTTTAAAATTGGGGTTGATACAACCCTAAGTGAAGCGGAAAAGAAGCACCGTTTGTCAGCACTAGGCCCGCCACAAGAAAACCAACCTGTGGAGCTTAGCCCGGAAGCCACCGAGCGCATCCAACAAACACGCCAGGCAGAAGAAGCCTGGCAAACGCAATACGCAGATTACGCCAACCAACGGACACAGATTGAAATCACCGCAGGTTTATCCAACGACGAAAAAGCATTGCAAATCCAACAATTGCGCCGTCGTTTTTTTAGTAGCGAGGCAGAAGCAGCGCGCGCGCTGGCTTTTGACCGTATCCACAAGAATCGAAATTGATAGAATCTAGCCCCACTTCAGATTTAGCCAAGCGGCGCGTGCGCAGTTTTGTGACGCGCGCTGGACGCATTTCCAATGCACAGCAGCACGCACTCGACACGCTGGCGCCACGCTTTGTATTGCCTTGTTCAGCCACCGCCGCTGCGTTTGACTGGCAAGCGACTTTTAAGCGCAACGCACCCTGTATATTAGAGATTGGCTTTGGCATGGGTGCCGCAACAGCCGACATTGCAGCCCATTTGCCTGATAGCAATTTTTTAGGGATTGAGGTCCATCAGCCCGGCGTGGGCGCATTATTAAAACTCATCGGTGAACACAAGCTTGAGAATATTCGCATCATCCAACACGATGCGGTTGAAGTCATTGAACGGATGATCCCCCCTGCGAGCTTAGATGGCATTCATATTTTTTTCCCAGATCCATGGCATAAAAAACGACACCATAAACGTCGCTTGATCCAGGCTCCTTTCGTCAGCCTACTCGCCTCTCGCCTTAAAGCCGGCGCTTACTTGCATTGCGCCACAGATTGGCAAAACTATGCTGAGC belongs to Mycoavidus sp. B2-EB and includes:
- the ubiG gene encoding bifunctional 2-polyprenyl-6-hydroxyphenol methylase/3-demethylubiquinol 3-O-methyltransferase UbiG, encoding MINADPHELRKFSALAHRWWDPSAEFKPLHQLNPLRLEWINSYAQLNGKRILDVGCGGGILAESMAQLNAQVKGIDLASDTLNAAELHRLESGVTLDYEEISAEALALREPGAYDVVTCMEMLEHVPDPGAIVTACAKLVKPGGWVFFSTLNRNLRAYLFAIIAAEYIARMLPRGTHDYARFIRPAELSAYVRAAGLRLHAFKGVSYAPISQRFTLSNDTRINYMLACMREA
- the gph gene encoding phosphoglycolate phosphatase (PGP is an essential enzyme in the glycolate salvage pathway in higher organisms (photorespiration in plants). Phosphoglycolate results from the oxidase activity of RubisCO in the Calvin cycle when concentrations of carbon dioxide are low relative to oxygen. This enzyme is a member of the Haloacid Dehalogenase (HAD) superfamily of aspartate-nucleophile hydrolase enzymes (PF00702).); translation: MSSQTNTSFISPSAERAILFDLDGTLADTAPNLAAAANKMRQARGMTMLPLEQLRPFASAGARGLLKGAFGGDATHADLPTMVEEFLANYAADLDSATELFPGIAALLAKLSDHHVRWGIVTNKITRLTQPLVERLGLANHASCVVSGDTTAHAKPHPAPLLYAAQQLQLTPAQIAYVGDDLRDIQAGQAAGMKTIAAAYGYGGQWLPEKWQADYMVDSPAALQNLLFKNRTSAR
- a CDS encoding TonB-dependent copper receptor; protein product: MKRAHRYTSGLIMACATTLPVQVSAQSEEEVRHGLTHRPVVVTATRQATPLKVVTHPKEFNPAPVSDGADYLKKIPGFSVIRNGGANGDPVLRGMFGSRLSILTDGGTLLGACGGRMDAPTSYISPENYDELTVIKGPQTVTGGPGASAGTIRFEHRPQRFDTAGIRFDGSVLGGAWDRNEQRADLTVGAAEGYLRLMANRAHAGDYVDGAGQTVPSGWDKWNTDVALGWTPAAHTRLELSAGTGDGAARYAGRGKDGARFKRNSFGLRFEKKHLRGLFDTLEAQIYYNHANHVMDNYTLRPIPSQGPSASELERQVVGARLAATLPWGNDVKLVSGLDAQTHQRQGRFSKGFGAYKSQPWKKQVSFSQIGFFNELTWYMTEQTRVMSGARLDWIQTKDHRSPPHLTSNQQRHAVLPSAFVRYERDLNRLPAMLYIGVGHAARFPDYWELFSPDFGPTGSLNAFAGIQPEKTTQLDLGARYATDRLQIWTSAYLGYVNNFILFKALNKKTQATQINGHIMGGELGASWQLASHWSVENSLAYAWGENTHEGKPLPQMPPLDTRFGLRYDDSRLSAGAIWRLVAAQHRYALAQGNVVGKDLGPSAGFGLLSLNAGYRINKIAHLAVGIDNVLNKNYAEHLNRAGNAEFGYPADNSVPIHEPGRMVWARLRLKF
- the ompA gene encoding outer membrane protein OmpA, coding for MNKLSKLAFIAAIAAFAASASAQSVSLSQQTSTDNWANGSQEYVWTNGSNELCWRSTSWTPTTANPKCDGALVVQATETPPVVPKITSQKVTYQADALFDFDKSELKANGKVELDTLVQKVRGLNLEVIVATGHTDKLGKEHYNDQLSMKRAQAVKNYLASQGVDANRIYTEAKGKRNPVVTDCHQKKRKDLIACLAPNRRVEIEVVGTVTEQANQPAY
- a CDS encoding triacylglycerol lipase, encoding MKMHGLFRLCIAASALLVSSFACAGYDIIASRPSVSATDQTAHTQYPIVLVHGIAGAAIRFGVSESWYQIPVYLARHGAQVYVADVAAFNSELVRGEQLRAQVQRVLDVTGAPKVNLIGHSQGGFDARYVATIMPAQVASITTIGSPHKGTELLEYAETDMGRFLVKLAAPIANFVGTLMSWFNDANYEQDVEKPLKLMTPAGAAAFTRDFPTAGLSSQRCGYGQEQDVRDGYVQKLYSWTGNYYYRPFDFSNLKMPSFIDLVLSVSGTMIKLKEGGENDGAVPVCSALFGKVLGTYKWDHLNETNGVAGRLQIGSPDPRAVIYAHLIRLVNNNL
- a CDS encoding lipase secretion chaperone, producing MIKHSIWLGILVAVLGTAGGYFGWRITASSAPAAAQLTASATQTFVPMPWLAGDAGSSISVNLPPSLQGTTIPPLLKEDASQHLQKTSDVRDFFDFLLIAQNELPAEQLNAFALQQITAQLTSASAIQEALDLWQRYQTYRTALGQQASQSSASGTVDEMLATLNQEQALQQQYLSDVAEVWFAQENKENQTMLERFKIGVDTTLSEAEKKHRLSALGPPQENQPVELSPEATERIQQTRQAEEAWQTQYADYANQRTQIEITAGLSNDEKALQIQQLRRRFFSSEAEAARALAFDRIHKNRN
- the trmB gene encoding tRNA (guanosine(46)-N7)-methyltransferase TrmB, with amino-acid sequence MIESSPTSDLAKRRVRSFVTRAGRISNAQQHALDTLAPRFVLPCSATAAAFDWQATFKRNAPCILEIGFGMGAATADIAAHLPDSNFLGIEVHQPGVGALLKLIGEHKLENIRIIQHDAVEVIERMIPPASLDGIHIFFPDPWHKKRHHKRRLIQAPFVSLLASRLKAGAYLHCATDWQNYAEQMLAVLNAQPLLENTASDYAPRPAYRPVTKFEERGLRLGHGVWDLVFQRRAD